Proteins encoded in a region of the Manis javanica isolate MJ-LG chromosome 15, MJ_LKY, whole genome shotgun sequence genome:
- the LOC108384632 gene encoding uncharacterized protein isoform X2 → MSADRKRGSSWDGEGAGGRPRGDRLKGLEKSDADQFLAWPSSKPCCTPLGRASTAQNRVRPVEGARAHAQSGGHCHVRRSRGLWLQPANSGVRERRGRGGWSGGNQRRQWKRAGTRDRRHPSGMEVLDEFDGEFPQSVTFCQLISEEDFEWQAATYTEHALRRLFHSLDSNPALAERVAKFVCAVQGELNCCNSVGALEMQQRLEQLKERIHRVHLYSQGAKKKRRKPEPILLRDRPTSACLPSALPAPPSLPPTATTTAALAAPAAPVYTMPRVFGPFPVLPSESVENIEVSRSTVKLNWTSLSSNPKSHMVDLTPVVLNPGGVHFSYLAGNSPDKLHGPDFPWTSACSDSHSTEETPSPPLKASVFNPPVLLKFQPVPRPKDDSENDAGSIEPKPHKRDP, encoded by the exons ATGTCTGCAGACAGGaagagggggagcagctgggacgGAGAGGGGGCTGGAGGCCGGCCTCGTGGTGACCGCCTTAAAGGGTTGGAAAAGTCAGATGCTGACCAGTTCTTGGCGTGGCCCTCATCAAAGCCCTGCTGTACCCCATTGGGACGGGCCTCCACTGCGCAGAACCGTGTTCGTCCCGTCGAAGGCGCGAGAGCGCATGCCCAGAGCGGCGGGCATTGTCACGTGCGCCGGTCTCGCGGCCTCTGGCTCCAGCCGGCGAACTCGGGGGTTCGCGAGCGCCGGGGCCGCGGCGGCTGGAGCGGAGGGAACCAACGGCGGCAGTGGAAGAGAGCCG GCACCCGGGACCGCCGTCACCCCTCCGGGATGGAGGTCCTGGACGAGTTCGACGGCGAGTTCCCCCAGAGTGTGACCTTCTGCCAGCTCATCTCCGAAGAGGACTTCGAGTGGCAGGCGGCGACCTACACGGAGCACGCGCTGCGCCGCCTCTTCCACAGCCTGGACAGCAACCCCGCGCTGGCCGAGAGGGTG GCGAAGTTCGTCTGTGCCGTCCAGGGGGAGCTGAACTGTTGCAACAGCGTGGGCGCCCTGGAGATGCAGCAGCGCCTGGAACAGCTGAAGGAGCGCATCCACCGCGTGCACCTCTACTCACAGG GTGCcaagaagaagagaaggaagccagAACCCATCCTTTTGCGGGACCGACCCACCTCTGCGTGCCTGCCTTCAGCTCTGCCGGCACCTCCATCGTTGCCACCAACTGCCACCACCACGGCTGCCCTGGCGGCCCCAGCAGCCCCTGTGTACACTATGCCCAGGGTCTTTGGCCCCTTCCCTGTGCTGCCCAGCGAGTCG GTGGAAAACATAGAAGTTTCAAGGTCAACAGTGAAATTAAACTGGACTAGCCTGTCATCAAACCCAAAGAG CCACATGGTAGATCTGACCCCCGTGGTCCTCAACCCTGGAGGCGTCCATTTCTCGTACCTGGCTGGGAACAGTCCAGACAAGCTCCATGGCCCTGACTTCCCCTG GACCTCGGCCTGTAGTGACTCCCACAGCACCGAGGAGACGCCATCCCCTCCTTTGAAGGCCTCCGTCTTTAATCCGCCTGTCCTGCTCAAGTTCCAGCCTGTGCCCAGAcccaaagatgactcagagaATGACGCTGGCAGCATAGAGCCCAAGCCCCACAAGAGGGACCCGTAA
- the LOC108384632 gene encoding uncharacterized protein isoform X1 has translation MSADRKRGSSWDGEGAGGRPRGDRLKGLEKSDADQFLAWPSSKPCCTPLGRASTAQNRVRPVEGARAHAQSGGHCHVRRSRGLWLQPANSGVRERRGRGGWSGGNQRRQWKRAGTRDRRHPSGMEVLDEFDGEFPQSVTFCQLISEEDFEWQAATYTEHALRRLFHSLDSNPALAERVVRRGKQAERERRGLLSFLWAKFVCAVQGELNCCNSVGALEMQQRLEQLKERIHRVHLYSQGAKKKRRKPEPILLRDRPTSACLPSALPAPPSLPPTATTTAALAAPAAPVYTMPRVFGPFPVLPSESVENIEVSRSTVKLNWTSLSSNPKSHMVDLTPVVLNPGGVHFSYLAGNSPDKLHGPDFPWTSACSDSHSTEETPSPPLKASVFNPPVLLKFQPVPRPKDDSENDAGSIEPKPHKRDP, from the exons ATGTCTGCAGACAGGaagagggggagcagctgggacgGAGAGGGGGCTGGAGGCCGGCCTCGTGGTGACCGCCTTAAAGGGTTGGAAAAGTCAGATGCTGACCAGTTCTTGGCGTGGCCCTCATCAAAGCCCTGCTGTACCCCATTGGGACGGGCCTCCACTGCGCAGAACCGTGTTCGTCCCGTCGAAGGCGCGAGAGCGCATGCCCAGAGCGGCGGGCATTGTCACGTGCGCCGGTCTCGCGGCCTCTGGCTCCAGCCGGCGAACTCGGGGGTTCGCGAGCGCCGGGGCCGCGGCGGCTGGAGCGGAGGGAACCAACGGCGGCAGTGGAAGAGAGCCG GCACCCGGGACCGCCGTCACCCCTCCGGGATGGAGGTCCTGGACGAGTTCGACGGCGAGTTCCCCCAGAGTGTGACCTTCTGCCAGCTCATCTCCGAAGAGGACTTCGAGTGGCAGGCGGCGACCTACACGGAGCACGCGCTGCGCCGCCTCTTCCACAGCCTGGACAGCAACCCCGCGCTGGCCGAGAGGGTGGTGCGCCGGGGCAAGCAGGCCGAGCGCGAGCGGCGCGggctcctctccttcctctgg GCGAAGTTCGTCTGTGCCGTCCAGGGGGAGCTGAACTGTTGCAACAGCGTGGGCGCCCTGGAGATGCAGCAGCGCCTGGAACAGCTGAAGGAGCGCATCCACCGCGTGCACCTCTACTCACAGG GTGCcaagaagaagagaaggaagccagAACCCATCCTTTTGCGGGACCGACCCACCTCTGCGTGCCTGCCTTCAGCTCTGCCGGCACCTCCATCGTTGCCACCAACTGCCACCACCACGGCTGCCCTGGCGGCCCCAGCAGCCCCTGTGTACACTATGCCCAGGGTCTTTGGCCCCTTCCCTGTGCTGCCCAGCGAGTCG GTGGAAAACATAGAAGTTTCAAGGTCAACAGTGAAATTAAACTGGACTAGCCTGTCATCAAACCCAAAGAG CCACATGGTAGATCTGACCCCCGTGGTCCTCAACCCTGGAGGCGTCCATTTCTCGTACCTGGCTGGGAACAGTCCAGACAAGCTCCATGGCCCTGACTTCCCCTG GACCTCGGCCTGTAGTGACTCCCACAGCACCGAGGAGACGCCATCCCCTCCTTTGAAGGCCTCCGTCTTTAATCCGCCTGTCCTGCTCAAGTTCCAGCCTGTGCCCAGAcccaaagatgactcagagaATGACGCTGGCAGCATAGAGCCCAAGCCCCACAAGAGGGACCCGTAA
- the LOC108384632 gene encoding uncharacterized protein isoform X3, which yields MSADRKRGSSWDGEGAGGRPRGDRLKGLEKSDADQFLAWPSSKPCCTPLGRASTAQNRVRPVEGARAHAQSGGHCHVRRSRGLWLQPANSGVRERRGRGGWSGGNQRRQWKRAGTRDRRHPSGMEVLDEFDGEFPQSVTFCQLISEEDFEWQAATYTEHALRRLFHSLDSNPALAERVVRRGKQAERERRGLLSFLWAKFVCAVQGELNCCNSVGALEMQQRLEQLKERIHRVHLYSQGAKKKRRKPEPILLRDRPTSACLPSALPAPPSLPPTATTTAALAAPAAPVYTMPRVFGPFPVLPSESVENIEVSRSTVKLNWTSLSSNPKSHMVDLTPVVLNPGGVHFSYLAGNSPDKLHGPDFPCTDNIPFSGCTFYVFTY from the exons ATGTCTGCAGACAGGaagagggggagcagctgggacgGAGAGGGGGCTGGAGGCCGGCCTCGTGGTGACCGCCTTAAAGGGTTGGAAAAGTCAGATGCTGACCAGTTCTTGGCGTGGCCCTCATCAAAGCCCTGCTGTACCCCATTGGGACGGGCCTCCACTGCGCAGAACCGTGTTCGTCCCGTCGAAGGCGCGAGAGCGCATGCCCAGAGCGGCGGGCATTGTCACGTGCGCCGGTCTCGCGGCCTCTGGCTCCAGCCGGCGAACTCGGGGGTTCGCGAGCGCCGGGGCCGCGGCGGCTGGAGCGGAGGGAACCAACGGCGGCAGTGGAAGAGAGCCG GCACCCGGGACCGCCGTCACCCCTCCGGGATGGAGGTCCTGGACGAGTTCGACGGCGAGTTCCCCCAGAGTGTGACCTTCTGCCAGCTCATCTCCGAAGAGGACTTCGAGTGGCAGGCGGCGACCTACACGGAGCACGCGCTGCGCCGCCTCTTCCACAGCCTGGACAGCAACCCCGCGCTGGCCGAGAGGGTGGTGCGCCGGGGCAAGCAGGCCGAGCGCGAGCGGCGCGggctcctctccttcctctgg GCGAAGTTCGTCTGTGCCGTCCAGGGGGAGCTGAACTGTTGCAACAGCGTGGGCGCCCTGGAGATGCAGCAGCGCCTGGAACAGCTGAAGGAGCGCATCCACCGCGTGCACCTCTACTCACAGG GTGCcaagaagaagagaaggaagccagAACCCATCCTTTTGCGGGACCGACCCACCTCTGCGTGCCTGCCTTCAGCTCTGCCGGCACCTCCATCGTTGCCACCAACTGCCACCACCACGGCTGCCCTGGCGGCCCCAGCAGCCCCTGTGTACACTATGCCCAGGGTCTTTGGCCCCTTCCCTGTGCTGCCCAGCGAGTCG GTGGAAAACATAGAAGTTTCAAGGTCAACAGTGAAATTAAACTGGACTAGCCTGTCATCAAACCCAAAGAG CCACATGGTAGATCTGACCCCCGTGGTCCTCAACCCTGGAGGCGTCCATTTCTCGTACCTGGCTGGGAACAGTCCAGACAAGCTCCATGGCCCTGACTTCCCCTG cactgataatattccattttctggatGTACGTTTTAtgtattcacctactga
- the SDF2L1 gene encoding stromal cell-derived factor 2-like protein 1, which translates to MWSAVCGRAAGLAQLGLLLALLAAGSRAAKPGVELVTCGSVLKLFNTQHRVRLHSHDIKYGSGSGQQSVTGVESSDDANSYWRIRGGSESGCPRGSPVRCGQAVRLTHVLTGKNLHTHHFPSPLSSNQEVSAFGEDGEGDDLDLWTVRCSGQHWAREAAVRFQHVGTSVFLSITGEQYGSPIRGQHEVHGMPSANMHNTWKAMEGIFIKPSMDPSAGHDEL; encoded by the exons ATGTGGAGCGCGGTCTGCGGCCGAGCCGCTGGACTGGCGCAGCTGGGACTGCTGCTGGCGCTCTTGGCGGCGGGCAGCCGTGCCGCCAAGCCCGGCGTGGAGCTCGTGACCTGCGGGTCGGTGCTGAAACTGTTCAACACGCAGCACAGGGTGCGGCTGCACTCGCACGACATCAAATACGGATCTG GCAGCGGCCAACAGTCGGTGACAGGCGTGGAGTCATCTGACGACGCCAATAGCTACTGGCGGATCCGCGGCGGCTCGGAGAGCGGGTGTCCGCGCGGGTCCCCGGTGCGCTGCGGGCAGGCGGTGCGGCTGACGCACGTGCTCACCGGCAAGAACCTGCACACGCACCACTTCCCGTCGCCGCTGTCCAGCAACCAG GAGGTTAGTGCCTTTGGGGAAGACGGTGAGGGTGACGACCTGGACCTGTGGACAGTGCGCTGCTCAGGGCAGCACTGGGCAAGGGAGGCTGCTGTGCGCTTCCAGCACGTGGGCACCTCTGTGTTCCTGTCGATTACGGGAGAGCAGTATGGAAGCCCCATTCGTGGGCAACATGAGGTGCACGGCATGCCCAGCGCCAACATGCACAATACGTGGAAGGCCATGGAAGGCATCTTCATCAAGCCCAGCATGGATCCCTCTGCAGGTCATGATGAACTCTGA
- the CCDC116 gene encoding LOW QUALITY PROTEIN: coiled-coil domain-containing protein 116 (The sequence of the model RefSeq protein was modified relative to this genomic sequence to represent the inferred CDS: inserted 5 bases in 4 codons; substituted 1 base at 1 genomic stop codon), with product MGQASKLGHTPHPPSPYPPTGSSGPGGHRRHRRGPQSFSSSLDFLAKGQVLDSLQTVVEEATELMATMKTGRGAPGEGAGPRGAGPGSTSPSQSSFTADWLDSHSHLGTHSXGSLLPTRDKLLLEKNLKQLMCLENRGKGLGQPCSQRDSLLWDSLGSQANSQWTPEQXLSWFSGLLGSCSNTPQVSELGPGEPELTFLKREFNKELRSLLRHPASFDLPSYCSPQRSPRHPFHRSGRRHQTLDXLAEPRLFPALQSAVSQAVDKLSGTCRGNGCPLFPATTEADSLNXSGLQARHTAEGEEPCDWLPITASSPNMEHRRSIRRRARGKPKEGGSPXSSVQVATRFRPKSPSYKFMRRKPLPSISSESTMSHLSSPWYEELVSGLMEQAISLLICKYGFEKNLTRNLGFISFPVTETLMDLFLGFRKLKGSRISLSSEINWNCLLCNLEEAKRVHWASCQVARSTFQLSDTSHQASHHSTICHSPESLSMLPPAATWEDQAKAAEPCLSSEWSRSPPAQGSPSTPRCLSPALAPVHFRKRCTRTRLRMSPRALPSLKWQRRSAARQM from the exons ATGGGACAAGCCTCCAAGCTGGGCCACACACCACACCCACCATCGCCATACCCACCCACAGGCAGCTCAGGGCCTGGAGGCCACCGCCGACACCGAAGGGGCCCTCAGTCCTTTAGTAGCTCCCTGGATTTCCTTGCCAAGGGCCAGGTGCTGGACAGCCTGCAGACTGTGGTGGAGGAGGCAACTGAGCTCATGGCCACCATGAAGACAGGGCGGGGTGCCCCTGGTGAAGGTGCAGGACCCCGTGGTGCAGGCCCAGG CTCCACATCCCCCTCCCAGAGCAGCTTCACAGCTGACTGGCTGGACTCCCACAGCCACCTGGGCACCCACAGTTAGGGTTCACTGTTGCCCACGAGGGACAAACTCTTGCTGGAGAAGAACCTCAAACAACTGATGTGTCTGGAGAACAGAGGG AAAGGCCTGGGTCAGCCCTGCTCCCAGAGGGACTCCCTGCTGTGGGACTCACTGGGCAGTCAGGCCAACAGCCAGTGGACTCCGGAGCA CTtgtcctggttctcaggccttctgGGCTCATGCTCCAACACGCCCCAGGTGTCAGAGCTGGGGCCTGGAGAGCCAGAGCTGACCTTCCTCAAGAGAGAGTTCAACAAGGAGCTCAGGTCCTTGCTGAGGCATCCCGCATCCTTTGACCTGCCAAGCTACTGTTCGCCCCAGCGCAGTCCCCGACACCCATTTCACCGATCAGGGCGCAGGCACCAAACCCTGG TCCTGGCCGAGCCCCGTCTCTTCCCGGCCCTGCAGAGCGCGGTCAGCCAGGCCGTGGATAAACTCAGTGGCACCTGCCGTGGGAATGGCTGCCCTCTCTTCCCAGCCACCACAGAGGCTGACTCTTTGA TCTCAGGGCTTCAAGCCCGCCACACCGCTGAGGGGGAAGAGCCCTGTGATTGGCTTCCCATCACAGCCTCCAGCCCTAACATGGAGCACAGAAGGAGCATCAGGCGCAGAGCGCGGGGCAAGCCCAAGGAAGGTGGTTCCC TGTCTAGTGTCCAAGTGGCCACCAGATTCAGGCCCAAG AGCCCCAGTTACAAGTTCATGAGGAGGAAGCCACTGCCCTCCATCTCCTCCGAGTCCACCATGTCCCACCTCTCCAGCCCCTGGTACGAGGAGCTCGTCAGCGGTCTGATGGAGCAGGCCATCTCCTTGCTCATCTGCAAGTACGGGTTTGAGAAGAACCTCACCAGGAACCTGGGCTTCATTTCCTTCCCTGTCACTGAGACACTCATGGACCTCTTTCTGGGCTTCAGGAAGCTGAAGGGCTCCCGCATCTCCCTGTCCTCGGAGATCAACTGGAACTGCCTGCTGTGCAACCTGGAGGAGGCCAAGCGGGTCCACTGGGCCTCCTGCCAGGTGGCGCGGTCCACGTTCCAGCTGAGCGACACCTCCCACCAGGCCTCCCACCACAGCACCATCTGTCACAGCCCCGAGTCCCTCTCCATgctgcccccagcagccacctgGGAGGATCAAGCCAAGGCCGCAGAGCCCTGCCTCTCCTCTGAGTGGAGCAGGAGCCCACCAGCCCAGGGAAGCCCAAGCACCCCACGCTGCCTGTCACCAGCGCTGGCTCCAGTCCATTTCAGGAAGCGCTGCACGCGGACGAGGCTGAGGATGAGCCCCAGGGCCCTCCCGAGCCTCAAGTGGCAGCGAAGGTCGGCCGCTCGGCAGATGTAG
- the YDJC gene encoding carbohydrate deacetylase isoform X1, which translates to MARPRVRLVVTADDFGYCPRRDEGIVEAFLAGAVTSVSLLVNGAAAESAAELARRHQIPTGLHANLSEGRPVGPARHGPSSLLSPEGFFLGKMGFREAVAAGDVALPQVREELESQLSRFRELLGRDPTHVDGHQHVHVLPGVCQVFAEALQAYRVRFTRLPMERGVGGCVWLEAPARAFASSVERDAQAAVGLFSHHGLRWTDAFVGLSTCGRHMSAHHVSGALARALEGIPTDYALTAELMAHPGYPSVPPDGGCGEGPDAFSCSWERLHELRVLTAPTLRARLAQDGVQLCTLRELDYKRPGEGIPGEAPPETFVEPSPLCP; encoded by the exons ATGGCTCGTCCGCGTGTGCGGCTGGTGGTCACTGCGGACGACTTTGGCTACTGCCCGCGGCGCGATGAGGGCATCGTGGAGGCCTTCCTGGCGGGGGCCGTGACCAGCGTGTCCCTGCTGGTCAACGGCGCGGCCGCAGAGAGCGCGGCGGAGCTGGCCCGCAG GCACCAAATCCCCACGGGCCTCCACGCCAACTTGTCCGAGGGCCGACCGGTGGGCCCGGCCCGCCACGGCCCCTCGTCTCTGCTCAGCCCCGAAGGCTTCTTCCTCGGCAAGATGGGATTCCGGGAGGCGGTGGCGGCCGGAGACGTGGCCTTGCCCCAG GTGCGGGAAGAGCTGGAGTCCCAGCTGAGCCGCTTCCGGGAATTACTGGGCAGGGACCCCACGCACGTGGACGGGCACCAGCATGTACACGTGCTCCCAG GTGTATGCCAGGTGTTCGCAGAGGCGTTGCAGGCCTACAGGGTGCGCTTCACACGCCTGCCTATGGAGAGAGGGGTGGGCGGCTGCGTGTGGCTGGAGGCCCCTGCGCGCGCCTTTGCCAGCTCCGTGGAGCGCGACGCCCAGGCCGCCGTGGGCCTCTTCTCCCACCACGGACTACG GTGGACGGATGCCTTCGTGGGCCTGAGCACCTGTGGCCGGCACATGTCAGCTCACCACGTGTCAGGGGCGCTAGCACGGGCCCTGGAAGGTATACCCACAGACTATGCCCTGACAGCCGAGCTGATGGCTCACCCCGGCTACCCCAGCGTGCCTCCCGATGGGGGCTGCGGAGAGGGCCCAGACGCCTTTTCCTGCTCTTGGGAACGGCTGCATGAGCTTCGGGTCCTCACCGCGCCCACACTGCGGGCCCGGCTTGCTCAGGACGGTGTGCAACTCTGCACCCTCCGAGAGCTAGACTACAAGAGACCCGGAGAGGGGATCCCTGGTGAAGCCCCTCCTGAGACCTTCGTGGAGCCCTCTCCACTGTGCCCCTGA